The genomic region AGTTCGAGAGCATGCTCAGCGAGCGCAACACGCTGGTGCACCGGTTGCGGCTCGGCCGCAAGACCGTGGGCTTCGCGGTGTCGCGGATCGGCGCAGACGAAGCAGAGATTCTCTCGATCGCGGTCGATCAGGCCCATCGCGGCCGCGGCCTCTCTCGCACGCTGCTGATGACCCATCTCGGCCACCTGGCAGGACGCGGCGTGCGCACGATATTTCTTGAGGTCGAGGAAAATAACCAGCCGGCGCGGCGGCTCTACGACCGAGCCGGATTCATGGTGGTCGGACGCCGCGAACGCTACTATAAGCAGCCGAACGGGGAACAATTGAACGCACTTCTGATGCGACGTGACTTGTCGTAACATTGATGGCAGAAAGCGCCCCGTCAGGCGGACATCACATGACTGGTCTTAAACCTTCCCCCGCTTCCAAGGCGTCCGGCATCGAGGCGCGCTGTGCCGCCACAGGCATGCGCATGACCGAGCAGCGTCGTGTCATCGCCCGCGTGCTCGCGGAGGCGGTCGATCATCCCGATGTGGAGGAACTATATCGCCGCTGTGTCGCGGTCGACGACAAGATCTCGATCTCGACCGTGTATCGGACCGTCAAGCTGTTCGAAGATGCGGGCATCATCGAGCGCCATGATTTCCGCGAAGGCCGCGCGCGCTACGAGCAGATGCGCGACAGCCATCACGACCACCTCATCAACCTGCGCGACGGCAAGGTGATCGAGTTCACCTCCGAAGAGATCGAGAAGCTCCAGGCGGAGATCGCCCGCAAGCTCGGCTACAAGCTGGTCGATCATCGGCTCGAACTCTATTGCGTCCCGCTCGACGACGACAAACCCACAAGTTAAGTGGCGATCGATCTCGTCATCTTCGATTGCGACGGCGTGCTCGTGGACAGCGAGGTGATCTCCTGTCGCGCGCATGCAGATGTGCTGTCGAGGCACGGCTATCCGATCACATCGGAGCAGGTGCTGGTCCGCTTCCTCGGCGTATCCGAGAAAGATGCACGGCGAATGGTCGAACAGGAGATCGGCCGCAATCTTCCCGATGATCTCGAAAGCCAAGTGAATGCTGCGACGCTGCAATTTTATGCCAGCGATTTGCAGCCGATCACCCATGTGGCCGCAGCGATTGGCGCAATCGATTTGCCCAAATGCGTTGCGTCGAGCGGCACACCGGAGAAGATCCATCATGGCCTGACCTGCGCCGGTCTCTACGATCTGCTTGCGCCGAACATCTTTTCCGCGAGCCAGGTCGCGCGCGGCAAGCCCGCGCCCGATCTTTTTCTGTTCGCCGCCGCGCAGATGAAAGTCGCGCCGGAGCGGTGCCTCGTGATCGAGGACAGCGTCCCCGGGGTGACCGGCGCGCATGCCGCCGGGATGACCGTGCTGGGCTTTCACGGTGGCAGCCATTGCCCGCCGGGCCACGCTGAAAGGCTCCGGGCCGCCGGGGCCGGATTGACGTTCGACGATATGCGGCAATTGCCGGAGCTGGTCCGGCGGGTCGCGGCGAACACCCTGGCGGGCTGATTCAGGGTATTTTCTGAGTGCAGCTGGCGGCTGCCGGGACACGCACACGCCCGGAATCCCGAGGTTTTGGCGGGATTCCGCACTTCCCGCCAGCGCTCGCCCCGGAATGACAGCCCAAAGGGCGCCAATCGCTGGATTTTCGCCTCCCCAGCCTATATCTGAGGGCGGTCCTCCACCTCAATTCCGGATTCCATGACGCCGCCGCGCAAGCTGCACATCAAATCATATGGCTGCCAGATGAACGTCTACGATGCCCAGCGCATGGTGGACACGCTGGCCCCGGAAGGATTCGTGGAGACGGCCAGCGCTGATGACGCCGACCTCGTCATCCTCAACACCTGCCATATCCGCGAGAAGGCCTCGGAAAAGGTCTATTCGGAGCTCGGCCGCCTGCGCGTCGCCAAGGACGCCGCCGCGCGCGACGGGCGTACCATGCAGATCGCGGTCGCAGGCTGCGTGGCACAGGCCGAGGGCGAGGAGATCGTGCGCCGTGCACCCGCGGTCGACGTCGTGGTGGGACCGCAGAGCTATCATCATTTGCCGCAGCTGTTGAAGCGCGCCGGCAATGAAGGCCGCGCCATCGAGACCGAATTCCCGGCTCAGGACAAGTTCGGCTTCCTGGCCCAACCCAAGCCCGGCGCGATCCGCGCCCGCGGCATTTCCGCTTTCGTCACGGTGCAGGAAGGCTGCGACAAGTTCTGCACCTTCTGCGTCGTGCCTTACACGCGTGGCTCGGAAGTCTCGCGGCCGGTGACAAAGATCGTCGACGACGTGAAGCGGCTCACCGAGAACGGCGTGCGCGAGCTCACGCTGATCGGACAGAACGTCAACGCCTATCACGGCGAGGGACCGGACGGAAAAAGCTGGCCGCTCGGCAGGCTGCTGGAGCACCTCGCGGCGCTCCCGGGCGTCGCGCGGCTGCGTTATTCGACCAGCCATCCGCGCGATGTCGATGACAGTCTGATTGCAGCCCATCGCGATCTCGATGCCTTGATGCCGTTCGTGCACCTGCCGGTGCAGTCGGGCTCGGACCGGATTCTGGCTGCCATGAACCGGAAACATACCGCCGATGATTATCGGCGTGTCGTCGACCGTTTCCGGTCCGCACGCCAAGACATTGCTTTCTCATCAGATTTTATCGTCGGCTTCCCCGGCGAGAGCGAGCAAGATTTTCTCGCGACCCTCGCGCTTGTCACGCAAATCGGCTACGCTGCGGCATATTCGTTCAAATACTCCGCCCGGCCGGGAACGCCGGCCGCGGACATGCAGGAGACGGTGTCCCCCTCCGAGATGGACCAGCGATTGGAGCGGCTCCAGGAACTGATCGACAGCCAGCAATCGGCCTTCAACAAGGCTGCGATTGGCTCAACGGTCGATGTGCTGTTCGAGCGCCCGGCCCGCAAGGACGGCCAGATCGTCGGCCGCACCGCCTTCCTCCAGCCCGCGCATGTGATGGCCTCCCCCGACATCATCGGACAGATCCTGCCGGTCCGGATCGACAGTCTCGAACGCTACAGCTTCCTCGGCGAGCTCGCCATGGCGCGCGTGCCCGCTTTATCGCCCATCGCCACTGGAGCCTGAACCCTTGCCAAAAAGCGCATCGGATTCGTCTTCTTCCATCGCTCCCAGCCGCAAATTTGACCGCGACATGCAGGTTCCGCCCGAGACCCAGGTCGTCATCGATTTCGACGACAACCGCGCCGCGTCGGCGCTGGTCGGTCCTTACGGCCAGCATCTGGCACAGATCGAACGGCGGCTCGGCGTCGTCGTCGATTCCAAGGGCAACCACATCACGATTGGCGGCTCGCGCGACGGCTGCGATGCCGCGCGCCGGGTGCTGGAGACGCTCTACGCCCAGGCCGTGAAGGGACAGGATCTCGACCAGGGCGAGGTCGAGGGCGCGATCCGAGCCGTGATCGCGCAGGGCTCGCTGTTCGAGTTCGATGCCAAGTCGGCCAAATCCAGCTTCGACAGCATCAATCTGCGCAAGCGCCCGGTGCGTGCGCGCACGGCGGCGCAGGATTCCTACATCCGCGCGCTGAAGCGCCACGAGCTGGTGTTCGGCATCGGCCCCGCCGGCACCGGCAAGACCTGGCTCGCGGTCGCGCATGCCGCGCAGCTATTCGAGCGCAAGGAAGTCGACAAGATCATCCTGTCGCGCCCGGCGGTGGAAGCCGGCGAGCGGCTCGGCTTTTTGCCCGGCGATCTCCGCGAGAAGGTCGATCCTTATCTCCGCCCTATCTACGACGCGCTCTATGACCTGATGGACGCGCGCATTGTCGAGCGCGCGCTGCAGACCGGCGAGATCGAGATCGCGCCACTCGCCTTCATGCGCGGTCGCACGCTGACCAACGCGGCCATCATCCTGGACGAGGCGCAAAACACCACGTCCATGCAGATGAAGATGTTCTTGACCCGCCTTGGCGAGAACAGCCGCATGATCGTCACCGGCGATCCCTCGCAGATCGACTTGCCGAACGGCCAGACCTCGGGCCTCGCCGAGGCGACGCGCCTGCTGAGCGGCGTCGAAGGCATTGCGCAAGTTCATTTCAAGGCCGAAGACGTGATCCGCCACGAGCTCGTGGCGCGGATCGTCTCCGCCTACGAAGGGTCGCCGCAGCGGCCGGCCGCCGGTAAATCCTGACGAGACAGCAACCGGACCATATGGGCGCGGACACGGCGCCCCTTCGTTCGGAACAAGGACAATGTCACACCCCAACCTTCCCATCACCGAGGTCCTCGTCGTCGCCGATTGCTGGCAGCGGGAGCCCGAATCCGAAGCCGTGATCCAGCGCGCCGTGGCGGCCGCCGCCGAGAATGTCGACGAAGACGTTGCGGAGGCGGAAGTGGCGGTGATGCTGACCGATGATGCCGGCATCCGCACCCTGAACAGCAACTGGCGCGGCATCGACAAGCCGACCAACGTGCTGTCGTTTCCCGCGCTGCAGCCGGAAGGCGACTGGAAGCCTGGCGATGCGCCGCGCATGCTGGGCGACATCGCGATCGCCTACGAGACCACGCGCCGTGAGGCGGACGAGGAACAAAAGCCGTTCGATCATCATTTGAGCCATCTCGCCGTGCACGGTTTCCTGCATCTGGTCGGCTACGACCACGAAAACGAAGACGACGCCGAGGAAATGGAAGCGCTCGAACGAGAGATCCTGGCTCATCTCGGCATTCCCGACCCCTATGCCGACCGCCCAGGGACGCATTGAGATGCCGGATTCGGACCCGACTCACGACAATCCGCGCAACACGGCCAATTTACCGGTCGTGGTGACCTCCGGCGAGGTGATGCGCCCGACCGCGGAGGGCTGGCTGCTGCGTGCCATTCGCAGCCTGTTCGGCTGGAAGGCGGGTTCGGTGCGCGACGACCTCCAGGTCGTGCTCGACGCGACGACGCCCGACGACACCGGCTTCTCGACGGTCGAGCGCACCATGCTGCGCAACATCCTCGGCCTGCACGAGCGTCGCATCGCCGACGTCATGGTGCATCGCGCCGACATCGTCGCGGTCAAGCGCGACATCCCGCTCGGCGAGTTGATGGACCGTTTCGAGAGCGCCGGCCATTCGCGCCTCGTGGTCTACAACGAGACGCTCGACGATCCCGTCGGCATCGTCCATATCCGCGATCTGCTCGCCTTCATGACCGCGCGTGCGCGCGTGTCGGGGGTCACGAAAACCAAGCGCAAGAAACCTCTGCCGGCCGGGCTCGATCTGCGTACGGTCGATCTCGCGCTGCCGCTCGAGGAAGCGCGCATCATCCGCAAGCTGCTCTACGTGCCGCCGTCGATGCGGGCGATCGACCTGCTCGCGCAGATGCAGGCCACCCGCATCCATCTGGCGCTGGTGGTCGACGAATATGGCGGCAGTGATGGCCTGGTCTCGCTCGAGGACATCGTCGAGCAGATCGTCGGCGAGATCGACGACGAGCATGACAGCGACGAGCCACCCTCGATCGTGCGGCTGCCCGACAACGCCTTCATCGCCGACGCCCGCGCCAGCCTCGACGACGTCCGCACCGTGATCGGCGAGGACTTCGTCACCGGCGAGGCCGGCGAGGAAGTGGAGACGCTGGGCGGCTATCTCGTCAGCTTCGTCGGGCGCCTGCCGGTGCGCGGCGAGGTGATCTCGGGTCCCGGCCATTACGAGATCGAGGTGCTCGATGCCGATCCGCGCCGGGTCAAGCGACTGCGGATCTCGACGCGAAAGGAGCGCCCCGCGCCGCGCACCCAGCGCGAGAGCCGGCGCCGCGAGGCTGCGCCGGATGGCAGCCAGCCGGCGGCCAGCGACACGCCCACCCCGCCGCCGAGCGACGGGACCGGTCCGCAGTGAGCCCTTTCCAGCGATTTCGCCAGATCGCGCTTGCCATCATCCTGACCTGGGGATGGAAGCGCGCGCTCGTCGCAATGGCTGCCGGCGCGCTCTCGGTGCTCGCACTGGCGCCGTTCAATGTATTCCCGGTGCTATTCGTCACCTTCCCGGTGTTGGTCTGGCTGATCGACGGCGCCGGCGCCGGACGATATCGCGGCGTCCCCGCCGCGGCGCTGACCGGCTACTGGTTCGGCCTCGGCTATTTCGTGCCCGGCCTCTACTGGATCGGCTACGCCTTCTTCGTCGACGCCGATGTATTCGCCTGGCTGACGCCGTTCGCCGTGCTGGGCCTGCCGGCCTATCTGTCGATCTTCACGGCAATGGGCTTTGCGCTCGCCCGCCTGCTCTGGACCAAGAACGCGACGCGCGTGCTTGCGCTCGCGGCAAGCCTCACCATCACGGAATGGCTGCGGGGTCATGCGCTGACCGGCTTTCCCTGGAACGCGTTCGGCTATGCGCTGTCCGAGCCGCTGCCGCTGGCACAAACGGCGTCGCTGATCGGCCTGTGGGGCATGACGTTCCTGACGGTTGCGATCTTCGCAAGCCCCGCGGCGCTGATCGACCGCACGCCCGATCGCCGCCTGGCGTGGCGCGCGCCGGCCGCAGCCGTGGCAGTCCTGCTGGTCATGAGTATCTTCGGCGCGATCCGCCTGTCGCTGCATCCGACCACGATGGTCGCCGGCACCAAATTGCGCCTGATGCAGCCGGATCTCCAGCAGGACGCGAAATTCAACTACGCCGCCAAGGCGGAGGTGATGAAGAAATATCTGGCCTTGTCGGACCGCGCCTCCGGACCGCAATCGACCGGCGTGCGCGATGCCACCATCCTGATCTGGCCGGAATCCGCCTTTCCGTTCTTCCTGACTCGCGAAGCCGATGCGATGGCGCAAATCGCGGAGCTTCTGCCCAAGGGCACGGTGCTGATCACGGGCTCGGTCCGCGCGCCCGACCTGCCGCGGGGCACGCCGATCACACGCGCCTACAATTCGATCTACGTGATCGACCACGACGGCAGCGTGCTCTCTATGTACGACAAGCTGCATTTGGTGCCGTTCGGCGAGTTTCTTCCCTACCAGGGTCTGATGGAGAAGCTCGGTTTCGAGCAACTCACGCGTGTGCGCGGCGGCTTCATTGCCGGCACCGTGCGGCATGCGCTGCCGGTCCCCGGCGCGCCGTCCGCGCTGCCGCTGATCTGTTACGAAGCAATCTTTCCCGGCGAGGTGGCTGGACGCAATGAACGTCCGGGCTGGATCGTGAATCTCACCAATGACGGCTGGTTCGGAATCTCGACCGGCCCCTACCAACACCTCGAACAGGCGCGGATGCGCGCGATCGAGCTCGGATTGCCGCTGGTTCGCTCCGCCAATACCGGCGTTTCCGCAGTGATCGATCCGGTGGGACGCATCGTCGCCAGCCTCGGTCTCGGGATCGAAGGCATTTTGGATGCAAATCTGCCCGCCGCGATCCCGCCGACCATCTATGCGCGCGTGGGCGATGTACCCGCGGCCATGTTTGTCGCGCTCGCCGTGTTTCTGGCTATCCGCCGACGTGTTGCCAAACGGCATCCCTGATCACGCAGCCGCGGCCGATAGCTTTTGACAACCGTAGTCCCACGGTTGACAGACTGCACGCGGCCTCCTCATTCTGCACCGGCTGCAAAAGACAGTGGGTATTGCTAAATTTCTCCGCAATGTTTCCCAATAACAGGGTCTGATTTTGACGTTGCTTACACCTCAGGCATTCCTGATTGCGCCGAAGGTGATGTTTGGAGGGCTGAGGAAATGTCGAAAGCGCCCAACCCTGTTGACAAATATGTCGGCAGTCGCGTGCGGATGCGCCGCATCATGTTGGGCATGAGCCAGGAAAAGCTCGGTGAAGCTTTGGGCCTGACTTTCCAACAAGTTCAGAAATACGAGAAGGGCACAAACCGGGTCGGCGCGAGCCGCATCCAGCAAATTGCCGAAATTCTCCAGGTGCCGGTGTCCTTCCTGTTCGAGGGCGGTCCGAGCGGCGTGGCGGGGCCGGACGGCTTCGCAGAAGGCGCATCGCCGTCTTACGTCTCGGATTTCCTCGCGACTTCCGAAGGACTCGCTTTGACCAAGGCGTTCACCCGAATCACCGATTCGAAGATGCGCCGCTCGATCGTCGATCTCGTCGAGCAGATTGCGGCCCGCGAAGGCCCCGACAAGCGCTGACGCGCCATCTCAATCCGATTTGAGACTGCGTCAAATCTGGCCTATGTCGTCATTTGTGGCGCGCTTTGATGCGCGTCCTCCTTGATGATGCGATTCAAAGGCACAGATGCGCCCATGGCCAGCTCCAATTGGTTCGATTCTCAAACTATTCTCGATGGCATCCGCCGCTGGGTGGAGGTCGAGACGCCAACGGACACGCCTGAACAGGTCAACAAGCTCGTCTCGATGGTCGCGGAGCAATACCGCGATCTCCCTGTTACGCTCGAGCGCATCGCCGGTGTCGATGGTTGCGGCGATCATCTCGTGGCGCGCTCGACCTGGGGCCAGGACCGGCCGGGCATCCTGGTGCTGAGCCACCTCGATACCGTTCACCCCATGGGATTCATCGAGCGCCTGCCGTTCAAGGTCGAAGGCGACAGCGCGTTCGGTCCCGGCATCTACGACATGAAGGGCGGCGCCTACATCGCCCACCACGCCTTTCGCGCGCTTTGCGCCACGGCCGATCGCCGGCCGCTCGGCATCACCCATCTGTTCACTTCGGACGAGGAGATCGGCAGCCCCACCTCTCGCGCACTCATCGAGACCGAAGGGCGCAAGGCGAAGTACGTGCTGGTGACGGAGCCGGCGCGCGAGGGCGGCAAGATCGTCACCGGTCGCAAGGGCGTCGGGCGATTCGAAGTGTTCATCAAGGGCGTGCCCGCGCATGCCGGCACGCGGCCCCAGGATGGCCGCAGCGCGATCCGCGAGCTTGCCAACGTCATCCTGGCGCTGGAGGCGATGAACGATCTGGCGCGCGGCGTCACCGTCAATGTCGGCGTGGTGCGCGGCGGCACGCGGCCCAACGTGACCCCGGAAGAAGCCTATGCTGAAATCGATCTGCGCGTGCCGAGCTTCAAGGACGCGGATGAATTCGTCGGCAAGATCCTCGCTTTGACATCGAAGACAGATGGCGTCACCGTCAAGGTCACGGGCGGGCTCAATCGTCCGCCTTACGAGAAGAGCAATGCAGGCGCTTCGCTGTACGAACATGCAAAGACGGTTGCCACGGAGATCGGCTTCGATCTGGTGGACGTTCACACCGGCGGCGGCTCGGACGGCAATTTCACCGCCGCCCACACCGCGACGCTCGACGGGCTCGGCGTCGACGGCAAGGGCGCGCACACCCATTATGAGCAGCTCTATGTCTCGTCGCTCGCACCGCGCGCGCGGCTGCTCCACCGCCTCTACCAGACGCTACGATGAGTGAGCGCAAATCAGATCCGGATCGCGAGGACAGCGAGCGCGCCTTCTTCGGACGCCGCAAGGGCCACAAGCTCAGGCAGCACCAAGCCGAGCTGATCGATCATCTGCTGCCGCGTCTTGCGCTCGCCATCGACCGCGCAGCACCGGCGGATGCCCGCGAGATCTTCGCCCCCGCAGCCGACGATTTGCGGCTCGAGATCGGCTTCGGCGGCGGCGAGCATCTTGCGGCGGAAGCGCAGACCTTCGCCACAACCGGCTTCATTGGCTGCGAGCCTTACGTCAACGGCATGGCGAAGATCCTCGCGCAGATCGAGGCCGCCGAGATCGGCAACATCCGCCTGTTCGCAGGCGATGCCGCCGAGCTCCTGGCCTGGCTGCCGGAAGCTTCGCTGTCGCGGATTGACCTGATCCATCCCGATCCCTGGCCGAAACGGCGGCACTGGAAGCGGCGCTTCGTCCAGGACCGGACCATCGCCGCGATGGCGCGCGTGTTGAAAGCCGGCGGCGAATTTCGTTTCGTCTGCGACATCGACGATTACTGCGCCTGGACGCTGTCGCATCTGTCGCGCTCGCAGGACTTTGTCTGGCTCGCGGAGCGCGCCGATGATTTTCGCCTGCCGTGGGCCGGATACACGATGACGCGCTACGGCCGAAAGGCCACTCGCGAGGGGCGCAAGGCGGCGTATCTGCGATTCAGGCGGGTCTAGATCGTCTGCCGGTTGCGCCAGAAATTCACGACGCGCTCGGCGGTCGTCGGCATCAAGCGCGTGAAATTCGCGCGCGCCTGCTCAAGATCGGCATCGGCTGGCGTGCGATTCGGGCCGTACCACATCAGGATCAGCGCCCGCACCGTCGGCCAGCTGACATTCAGCACACGCCCCAGCACCAGAATTGGATCGTAGCGGTCACCCGTGATCAGGCGGTCGAGGACCGAGAGGCGGACTCCGGACATCGCCGAGAGCGAAGCGATCGCCTCCTCGTATTTGTAGGCCTTCGCGAAGCCAAACAGCGCGCTCTCGCCAAGATGGCCCCCGCGATGCAAGGCCAGCACCGTACGTTGCGCTCCCGAGAAATCGCGACGCGGGCCCGGCGGCAGCGTGGCTTCCTCGATGGCCGCCATGGCGCGCGTGATCTCGACCTGGCGCACGGGATTGACCACGCTCGAGAGGCGACGGCGGATGACGTCGAGCGTACCGTCGAGAAGCTGTTTCAGGTTCTCACCCGAAAGATCGCTGCGCTGGCCGATCCTGAGCGTCAGCACGCCATCCTGCGCGGCACGCTTGATCAGCTCCGAATAGCTGCCAGGCGAGAACACCGCGCCGGCATTGCCCGCGGCGCGGCGCACCACGTCGCGATCGCCGCGCTCGACCAGCACGTCGGTGATGACAGCCGACAGCGTGGGGCGTTCGCTCATCGCCAGCAGATGTCCCTGGCCCTTCAGTCGCGCGATTTCGACGAGAGCGGCGTCGTCGAGCACGGGCGAATGGCGCAGCACGGGGCCCGCCACCGCGATTTCGTTTTCGCGCGCGAGCTCGCTCACGAGACGCCGCGGCGCGTTGTTCAGGCGCGAGAAGCGTTCGGCGAGATCGACGCGCGAGGCGAGCTCGGCATGCGGGACGAGATCGATCAGCAGATTGTCGAAGAGATCGATGACATCGGGACGGAGGTTCTCGGCGTCCTGAAAGAACAATTGGGAAATGGCATGCGCGATCTCGCCGCGACGCCGCGGGTCGCCGCGTTTGACGATATCGTCCAGTCCGGGAATGAGCGACGTGGCAACGGTCATGAAAACGCAAACTCGTAGGGGGCACGCCGCGGGTACGCCCTGGTCCAAGCCGCCCCACAATCAGGGAATCTAGGCCTTGGAGGTGAAGGAAGCGTTGCGCCAGCGGGCCGCACAGCGGGCGCAAAAAGCCTCGCGCGCCGTGCAATGGGCCTTGTCCGAGAGGGCGGAAAGGGCTATATCACCGGCAATTCATCTTCTCATACGATCCGCGTAGTGAGAGTGGGCCCGAAAGGACCCGCTCTTTTT from Bradyrhizobium lupini harbors:
- the rimI gene encoding ribosomal protein S18-alanine N-acetyltransferase: MKWLSEWWRGGTAVVEPAVARDVARLAQLHGASFARGWGEGEFESMLSERNTLVHRLRLGRKTVGFAVSRIGADEAEILSIAVDQAHRGRGLSRTLLMTHLGHLAGRGVRTIFLEVEENNQPARRLYDRAGFMVVGRRERYYKQPNGEQLNALLMRRDLS
- a CDS encoding Fur family transcriptional regulator, with translation MTGLKPSPASKASGIEARCAATGMRMTEQRRVIARVLAEAVDHPDVEELYRRCVAVDDKISISTVYRTVKLFEDAGIIERHDFREGRARYEQMRDSHHDHLINLRDGKVIEFTSEEIEKLQAEIARKLGYKLVDHRLELYCVPLDDDKPTS
- a CDS encoding HAD family hydrolase, whose amino-acid sequence is MAIDLVIFDCDGVLVDSEVISCRAHADVLSRHGYPITSEQVLVRFLGVSEKDARRMVEQEIGRNLPDDLESQVNAATLQFYASDLQPITHVAAAIGAIDLPKCVASSGTPEKIHHGLTCAGLYDLLAPNIFSASQVARGKPAPDLFLFAAAQMKVAPERCLVIEDSVPGVTGAHAAGMTVLGFHGGSHCPPGHAERLRAAGAGLTFDDMRQLPELVRRVAANTLAG
- the miaB gene encoding tRNA (N6-isopentenyl adenosine(37)-C2)-methylthiotransferase MiaB, with the translated sequence MTPPRKLHIKSYGCQMNVYDAQRMVDTLAPEGFVETASADDADLVILNTCHIREKASEKVYSELGRLRVAKDAAARDGRTMQIAVAGCVAQAEGEEIVRRAPAVDVVVGPQSYHHLPQLLKRAGNEGRAIETEFPAQDKFGFLAQPKPGAIRARGISAFVTVQEGCDKFCTFCVVPYTRGSEVSRPVTKIVDDVKRLTENGVRELTLIGQNVNAYHGEGPDGKSWPLGRLLEHLAALPGVARLRYSTSHPRDVDDSLIAAHRDLDALMPFVHLPVQSGSDRILAAMNRKHTADDYRRVVDRFRSARQDIAFSSDFIVGFPGESEQDFLATLALVTQIGYAAAYSFKYSARPGTPAADMQETVSPSEMDQRLERLQELIDSQQSAFNKAAIGSTVDVLFERPARKDGQIVGRTAFLQPAHVMASPDIIGQILPVRIDSLERYSFLGELAMARVPALSPIATGA
- a CDS encoding PhoH family protein → MPKSASDSSSSIAPSRKFDRDMQVPPETQVVIDFDDNRAASALVGPYGQHLAQIERRLGVVVDSKGNHITIGGSRDGCDAARRVLETLYAQAVKGQDLDQGEVEGAIRAVIAQGSLFEFDAKSAKSSFDSINLRKRPVRARTAAQDSYIRALKRHELVFGIGPAGTGKTWLAVAHAAQLFERKEVDKIILSRPAVEAGERLGFLPGDLREKVDPYLRPIYDALYDLMDARIVERALQTGEIEIAPLAFMRGRTLTNAAIILDEAQNTTSMQMKMFLTRLGENSRMIVTGDPSQIDLPNGQTSGLAEATRLLSGVEGIAQVHFKAEDVIRHELVARIVSAYEGSPQRPAAGKS
- the ybeY gene encoding rRNA maturation RNase YbeY is translated as MSHPNLPITEVLVVADCWQREPESEAVIQRAVAAAAENVDEDVAEAEVAVMLTDDAGIRTLNSNWRGIDKPTNVLSFPALQPEGDWKPGDAPRMLGDIAIAYETTRREADEEQKPFDHHLSHLAVHGFLHLVGYDHENEDDAEEMEALEREILAHLGIPDPYADRPGTH
- a CDS encoding hemolysin family protein, with the translated sequence MPDSDPTHDNPRNTANLPVVVTSGEVMRPTAEGWLLRAIRSLFGWKAGSVRDDLQVVLDATTPDDTGFSTVERTMLRNILGLHERRIADVMVHRADIVAVKRDIPLGELMDRFESAGHSRLVVYNETLDDPVGIVHIRDLLAFMTARARVSGVTKTKRKKPLPAGLDLRTVDLALPLEEARIIRKLLYVPPSMRAIDLLAQMQATRIHLALVVDEYGGSDGLVSLEDIVEQIVGEIDDEHDSDEPPSIVRLPDNAFIADARASLDDVRTVIGEDFVTGEAGEEVETLGGYLVSFVGRLPVRGEVISGPGHYEIEVLDADPRRVKRLRISTRKERPAPRTQRESRRREAAPDGSQPAASDTPTPPPSDGTGPQ
- the lnt gene encoding apolipoprotein N-acyltransferase, whose translation is MSPFQRFRQIALAIILTWGWKRALVAMAAGALSVLALAPFNVFPVLFVTFPVLVWLIDGAGAGRYRGVPAAALTGYWFGLGYFVPGLYWIGYAFFVDADVFAWLTPFAVLGLPAYLSIFTAMGFALARLLWTKNATRVLALAASLTITEWLRGHALTGFPWNAFGYALSEPLPLAQTASLIGLWGMTFLTVAIFASPAALIDRTPDRRLAWRAPAAAVAVLLVMSIFGAIRLSLHPTTMVAGTKLRLMQPDLQQDAKFNYAAKAEVMKKYLALSDRASGPQSTGVRDATILIWPESAFPFFLTREADAMAQIAELLPKGTVLITGSVRAPDLPRGTPITRAYNSIYVIDHDGSVLSMYDKLHLVPFGEFLPYQGLMEKLGFEQLTRVRGGFIAGTVRHALPVPGAPSALPLICYEAIFPGEVAGRNERPGWIVNLTNDGWFGISTGPYQHLEQARMRAIELGLPLVRSANTGVSAVIDPVGRIVASLGLGIEGILDANLPAAIPPTIYARVGDVPAAMFVALAVFLAIRRRVAKRHP
- a CDS encoding helix-turn-helix domain-containing protein, coding for MSKAPNPVDKYVGSRVRMRRIMLGMSQEKLGEALGLTFQQVQKYEKGTNRVGASRIQQIAEILQVPVSFLFEGGPSGVAGPDGFAEGASPSYVSDFLATSEGLALTKAFTRITDSKMRRSIVDLVEQIAAREGPDKR
- a CDS encoding M20 family metallopeptidase, with product MMRFKGTDAPMASSNWFDSQTILDGIRRWVEVETPTDTPEQVNKLVSMVAEQYRDLPVTLERIAGVDGCGDHLVARSTWGQDRPGILVLSHLDTVHPMGFIERLPFKVEGDSAFGPGIYDMKGGAYIAHHAFRALCATADRRPLGITHLFTSDEEIGSPTSRALIETEGRKAKYVLVTEPAREGGKIVTGRKGVGRFEVFIKGVPAHAGTRPQDGRSAIRELANVILALEAMNDLARGVTVNVGVVRGGTRPNVTPEEAYAEIDLRVPSFKDADEFVGKILALTSKTDGVTVKVTGGLNRPPYEKSNAGASLYEHAKTVATEIGFDLVDVHTGGGSDGNFTAAHTATLDGLGVDGKGAHTHYEQLYVSSLAPRARLLHRLYQTLR
- a CDS encoding tRNA (guanine(46)-N(7))-methyltransferase TrmB, with protein sequence MSERKSDPDREDSERAFFGRRKGHKLRQHQAELIDHLLPRLALAIDRAAPADAREIFAPAADDLRLEIGFGGGEHLAAEAQTFATTGFIGCEPYVNGMAKILAQIEAAEIGNIRLFAGDAAELLAWLPEASLSRIDLIHPDPWPKRRHWKRRFVQDRTIAAMARVLKAGGEFRFVCDIDDYCAWTLSHLSRSQDFVWLAERADDFRLPWAGYTMTRYGRKATREGRKAAYLRFRRV
- a CDS encoding DUF2336 domain-containing protein, encoding MTVATSLIPGLDDIVKRGDPRRRGEIAHAISQLFFQDAENLRPDVIDLFDNLLIDLVPHAELASRVDLAERFSRLNNAPRRLVSELARENEIAVAGPVLRHSPVLDDAALVEIARLKGQGHLLAMSERPTLSAVITDVLVERGDRDVVRRAAGNAGAVFSPGSYSELIKRAAQDGVLTLRIGQRSDLSGENLKQLLDGTLDVIRRRLSSVVNPVRQVEITRAMAAIEEATLPPGPRRDFSGAQRTVLALHRGGHLGESALFGFAKAYKYEEAIASLSAMSGVRLSVLDRLITGDRYDPILVLGRVLNVSWPTVRALILMWYGPNRTPADADLEQARANFTRLMPTTAERVVNFWRNRQTI